Proteins co-encoded in one Opitutus terrae PB90-1 genomic window:
- a CDS encoding PH domain-containing protein: MLELLRARLLSLLRVPPEPAAPWGAPGSIRVFRAARNFYRLRLFRWIVGQAATATGIVFSLWFLSDLKAGVDYYKNEAPPPAVQPAAPGAASPATSQVITPRPTPRRPQLSPSGLPRELDQQARQLARHTPRWLFPAIGLFEFGSVLLYLAQLPITYGVLRLDFEQRWYIVTDRSLRIRSGLMSVQESTMSFANVQQVTLTQGPLQRLLGIADVRVRSAGGGSGDAHEKGQDDSMHVGVFHGVDNALAIRDLILERLRSFRAAGLGDPDDRREVTSPVVSVPPPAASSSEEVLAAAALLLAEARALRQTCER; the protein is encoded by the coding sequence ATGCTTGAACTCCTGCGCGCCCGGTTGCTGTCGCTGCTGCGCGTGCCGCCCGAGCCGGCGGCGCCGTGGGGCGCCCCCGGCTCCATTCGTGTCTTTCGAGCCGCGCGCAACTTCTACCGGTTGCGGCTATTTCGTTGGATCGTCGGGCAGGCCGCGACCGCGACCGGCATCGTTTTTTCGCTTTGGTTCCTGTCCGATCTGAAGGCAGGGGTGGATTACTACAAAAACGAAGCTCCCCCTCCGGCGGTGCAGCCCGCGGCGCCAGGTGCCGCGAGCCCGGCAACGTCGCAGGTCATCACGCCGCGCCCCACCCCTCGCCGGCCGCAACTCAGCCCGAGCGGACTGCCGCGCGAGCTTGACCAGCAGGCGCGACAACTCGCCCGCCACACGCCGCGGTGGCTGTTCCCCGCGATCGGGCTGTTCGAGTTTGGCAGCGTGCTGCTCTATCTCGCGCAGCTGCCCATCACCTACGGGGTCCTGCGGCTCGATTTCGAACAGCGCTGGTATATCGTCACCGACCGCAGCCTGCGCATCCGCTCGGGGCTGATGTCCGTGCAGGAAAGCACGATGAGCTTCGCCAACGTGCAGCAGGTGACGCTGACGCAGGGTCCGCTGCAACGGCTGCTCGGAATTGCCGACGTGCGCGTGCGTTCAGCGGGCGGCGGCAGCGGCGACGCGCATGAAAAAGGGCAGGATGATTCGATGCACGTCGGCGTCTTTCATGGCGTGGACAACGCGCTCGCAATCCGCGACCTGATCCTTGAACGGCTGCGATCGTTCCGCGCCGCGGGGCTGGGCGACCCGGACGATCGTCGTGAGGTCACGTCGCCGGTCGTTTCCGTTCCTCCCCCGGCCGCATCGTCCAGTGAAGAGGTGCTGGCCGCCGCGGCGCTGCTCCTCGCCGAAGCGCGCGCGCTCCGCCAGACCTGCGAACGCTAG
- a CDS encoding PH domain-containing protein, whose translation MHPASDAAAILSIERPHPSLLTYYLLAAAVIPPLFPIVALPLYFRYHTMRYRFTEEGISMRWGILFRREVIIHYARIQDIHLRSNLVERWLGLARVLVQTASGNAAAEMTLEGLREFEAVRDFLYSRMRGVKEHALPSHGPSAAAATGTAIPAGTEPALAATLREIAAELRAMRTALAARETREAPSDGHHHA comes from the coding sequence GTGCACCCCGCGTCCGACGCTGCCGCGATTCTTTCGATCGAGCGGCCCCACCCGTCGCTGCTCACTTACTACCTGCTCGCGGCTGCGGTGATTCCGCCGCTGTTTCCGATCGTCGCCCTGCCGCTTTATTTCCGATACCACACGATGCGCTACCGGTTCACCGAGGAGGGCATCTCGATGAGGTGGGGCATCCTGTTTCGCCGCGAGGTCATCATCCACTACGCGCGGATTCAGGACATCCACCTGCGCTCGAACCTGGTTGAACGCTGGCTCGGCTTGGCGCGCGTCCTCGTGCAGACCGCCAGCGGCAACGCCGCCGCCGAGATGACCTTGGAAGGATTGCGGGAGTTCGAAGCTGTCCGTGATTTTCTCTATTCGCGGATGCGGGGCGTGAAGGAACACGCGCTCCCCAGCCACGGGCCGAGCGCGGCGGCCGCAACGGGAACCGCGATTCCGGCCGGAACGGAACCGGCGCTCGCCGCCACGCTGCGCGAAATCGCCGCCGAACTTCGCGCGATGCGCACGGCGCTGGCGGCGCGCGAGACGCGCGAGGCCCCGTCCGACGGCCATCACCATGCTTGA
- a CDS encoding aspartate aminotransferase family protein encodes MKSIPLPPTTLAPQPYTGPSAAEVLALRQRYLNPGLFLYYKRPLMLVEGKMQYVWDETGRRYLDGIGGILTVSVGHCHPHVVAAANRQNETIQHTTTIYLQPAVAHYAEKLASKLPGDLKVCYFVNSGSEANDLALLMARAYTGAYDVIALRNAYHGGNASGMSMTAQSTWKFNVPHSFGVHHAVAPYPYRGVYGYDDADAGRKYAEDVKSLIDHATPGRVAGFIAESIMGVGGFVVFPHGYLHHAYEHVRAAGGVCIADEVQTGFGRTGTHYWGFESQGVIPDIVTMAKGIGNGAPLAAVVTTPKIAAVLTQKVHFNTFGGNPVVSVIGQAVLEVIDRENLQANCLTLGRHLLEGLEKLKARHAIIGDVRGQGLMLGIEFVKDRVTKEPGRELCAQVVENARELGLLLGKGGLWSQTIRIAPPMCLTRADADFILAVLDEAIGAAGK; translated from the coding sequence GTGAAATCGATTCCGCTCCCGCCCACCACGCTGGCGCCCCAGCCCTACACCGGCCCTTCGGCGGCCGAGGTGCTCGCGCTGCGCCAGCGCTACCTCAACCCGGGGCTGTTCCTCTACTACAAACGCCCGCTCATGCTGGTCGAGGGGAAGATGCAGTATGTGTGGGACGAGACGGGGCGGCGCTATCTCGACGGCATCGGCGGCATCCTCACGGTGAGCGTCGGGCATTGCCATCCGCACGTGGTTGCCGCCGCCAATCGACAGAACGAAACGATCCAGCACACCACGACGATCTACCTGCAGCCCGCCGTGGCCCACTACGCCGAGAAGCTCGCCTCCAAGCTCCCCGGCGACCTGAAGGTCTGCTATTTCGTCAACTCCGGCTCGGAGGCCAACGACCTCGCCCTGCTGATGGCGCGCGCCTACACCGGCGCCTACGACGTCATTGCCCTGCGCAACGCCTATCACGGTGGCAACGCCTCGGGCATGTCCATGACGGCGCAGAGCACCTGGAAATTCAACGTGCCGCATTCATTCGGCGTGCACCACGCCGTCGCGCCCTACCCTTATCGCGGCGTGTACGGTTACGATGACGCTGATGCCGGGCGCAAATATGCCGAGGATGTCAAATCGCTCATCGACCACGCCACGCCCGGACGGGTCGCGGGCTTCATCGCCGAGTCGATCATGGGCGTGGGCGGGTTTGTGGTTTTCCCCCACGGCTACCTTCATCACGCCTACGAGCACGTGCGAGCTGCCGGTGGCGTCTGCATTGCGGACGAGGTCCAGACCGGCTTTGGCCGGACGGGCACGCACTACTGGGGCTTCGAATCGCAGGGGGTGATTCCGGACATCGTCACCATGGCGAAGGGCATCGGCAACGGCGCGCCGCTGGCGGCAGTCGTGACGACGCCGAAGATCGCCGCGGTGCTGACGCAGAAGGTTCATTTCAACACCTTCGGCGGCAATCCCGTGGTCTCCGTGATCGGCCAGGCCGTGCTCGAGGTGATCGATCGTGAAAACCTGCAGGCCAACTGCCTCACGCTCGGACGGCACCTGCTCGAAGGATTGGAAAAGCTGAAGGCGCGGCATGCCATCATCGGCGACGTACGCGGCCAGGGCCTGATGCTCGGCATCGAATTTGTGAAGGACCGCGTGACGAAGGAGCCTGGTCGCGAACTGTGCGCGCAGGTGGTGGAGAACGCGCGCGAGCTCGGGCTGCTGCTCGGCAAGGGCGGGCTGTGGAGTCAGACCATCCGGATCGCTCCGCCGATGTGCCTGACCCGCGCCGATGCCGATTTCATCCTGGCCGTCCTCGACGAGGCGATCGGCGCTGCGGGGAAATAG
- a CDS encoding MBL fold metallo-hydrolase, with protein sequence MSRQRDWPEDLWPIRGVMSVAQLLVDSDGAVLLDTGFPVDLGQVRRVMRRADVGPRDVRAIILTHGHIDHAGNAAALKAWTGAPVYAHPAEQPHLDGVFPYRGAARVCGRLEAIGRAITHYRPVKIDVPIANGDELPLWGGLWVVHLPGHTVGHCGFYSPRHDLLFTGDLWVRFMMRTQVSPKIFSDAPELRLASLRKARAIGARWIVPGHYDVSNATRLRRRFEELCEEIERRRRVSTV encoded by the coding sequence ATGAGCCGACAGCGTGACTGGCCGGAGGATTTGTGGCCGATTCGCGGGGTGATGAGTGTGGCGCAGCTGCTCGTGGATTCGGACGGAGCGGTGCTGCTCGACACGGGGTTCCCAGTTGATCTCGGGCAGGTGCGGCGAGTGATGCGGCGGGCGGACGTCGGTCCACGCGATGTGCGCGCAATCATCCTGACGCATGGGCACATCGATCACGCGGGCAACGCCGCCGCTCTGAAAGCATGGACCGGGGCGCCGGTTTACGCCCATCCGGCGGAGCAGCCGCACCTCGACGGCGTTTTCCCGTATCGTGGAGCAGCGCGTGTTTGCGGACGGCTGGAGGCAATCGGCCGGGCGATCACGCACTATCGGCCGGTGAAGATCGACGTGCCGATCGCGAACGGTGACGAGTTGCCGCTTTGGGGCGGACTTTGGGTCGTGCATCTGCCGGGCCACACGGTGGGCCACTGCGGGTTCTACTCGCCGCGACATGACCTGCTGTTCACGGGCGATCTGTGGGTGCGATTCATGATGCGCACGCAGGTCTCGCCGAAGATCTTTTCCGATGCGCCGGAGTTGCGGCTGGCCAGTCTGCGCAAGGCGCGGGCGATCGGCGCGCGTTGGATCGTGCCGGGACACTACGATGTGTCGAACGCGACCCGGCTGCGACGGCGATTCGAGGAACTGTGTGAAGAAATCGAACGGCGGAGAAGAGTGAGCACCGTGTAG
- a CDS encoding pyridoxal phosphate-dependent aminotransferase has protein sequence MPKTSRRTAVFTESMIREMSRVAQQHGAINLAQGFPDWDPPAELLAAAKAEMDAGRHQYAVTWGAPELRTALAAKLTRFMGIPVDAERELVVTCGATEAMMVAMMTVCDPGDKVGLFSPFYENYAADAILAGATPVHVPLHPPEYRFDPAELRRAFAGGLKAFVLCNPSNPCGRVFTRDELQSIATLADEFDVFVITDEVYEHIVFPPHRHTYFTTLPGMARRTLMCSSLSKTFSITGWRLGYVHAAPEVIAQARKVHDFLTVGAAAPLQHAVVTALQFPASYYEELAAGYSRSRDVLLGYLDRAGLSYSKPEGAYFVMVDIARFGFVNDVEFAQWMAREIGVAPVPGSTFFAHGENRYIRLNFAKKPETLHAAGERLLKLGR, from the coding sequence ATGCCGAAGACCTCCCGACGAACCGCCGTATTTACCGAATCGATGATTCGCGAGATGTCGCGCGTGGCGCAGCAGCATGGCGCGATCAATCTCGCGCAGGGCTTCCCCGATTGGGATCCGCCCGCAGAGTTGCTTGCGGCCGCGAAGGCCGAGATGGACGCCGGCCGGCATCAGTATGCGGTCACCTGGGGCGCACCGGAATTGCGCACGGCGCTCGCGGCCAAGCTGACCCGGTTCATGGGCATTCCCGTCGATGCGGAACGCGAGCTCGTGGTCACCTGTGGCGCCACGGAGGCGATGATGGTCGCGATGATGACCGTCTGCGATCCCGGCGACAAAGTTGGGTTGTTCTCGCCGTTTTATGAGAACTACGCGGCGGACGCGATTCTCGCCGGCGCGACGCCGGTGCACGTGCCGCTGCATCCGCCGGAGTATCGCTTCGACCCCGCGGAGCTGCGGCGGGCGTTTGCGGGCGGGCTGAAGGCGTTCGTGCTGTGCAACCCATCGAATCCTTGCGGCCGCGTGTTCACGCGCGACGAGTTGCAGTCGATCGCAACCCTGGCGGACGAGTTCGACGTGTTCGTCATCACCGACGAGGTGTACGAACACATCGTCTTCCCGCCGCACCGGCACACCTATTTCACCACGCTGCCCGGCATGGCGCGGCGAACGCTGATGTGCTCTTCGCTTTCGAAGACCTTCTCGATCACCGGCTGGCGGCTCGGCTATGTGCACGCGGCGCCCGAGGTGATCGCGCAGGCGCGGAAAGTGCATGACTTCCTCACCGTGGGCGCGGCGGCGCCGCTGCAGCATGCGGTGGTGACGGCGCTGCAGTTTCCCGCGAGTTACTACGAGGAGCTGGCGGCTGGCTACAGCCGATCCCGCGACGTGCTGCTGGGCTACCTCGACCGCGCGGGTTTGAGCTACTCCAAGCCGGAGGGTGCGTATTTCGTGATGGTCGACATCGCGCGCTTCGGATTCGTGAACGACGTGGAGTTTGCCCAATGGATGGCGCGGGAGATTGGTGTGGCGCCGGTGCCCGGATCGACGTTCTTCGCCCATGGCGAGAACCGTTACATCCGGCTGAATTTCGCGAAGAAGCCCGAGACCCTGCACGCCGCCGGCGAGCGGCTGCTCAAGCTTGGGCGCTGA
- a CDS encoding DUF1328 domain-containing protein, which translates to MLSYAIVFLIIALVAGVLGFGVVAGTAATIAKICFVLFLVLFLVSLLRGGRRNL; encoded by the coding sequence ATGCTCAGCTACGCCATCGTATTCCTCATCATCGCGCTGGTTGCCGGCGTGCTAGGTTTTGGCGTCGTCGCCGGCACGGCCGCGACGATCGCGAAGATCTGCTTCGTCCTGTTCCTCGTTCTGTTCCTCGTGTCGCTGCTCCGCGGCGGCCGGAGAAACTTGTGA
- a CDS encoding Dps family protein has product MSFPDHTVLTDEARTRVGELLNHALAEESALSVAARDYHWHVSGPQFRSLHEVFDQQHRELDGWVERLGERARGLGVAPRASWNELLAATQLRPARGADLNASCMLAEMIGMHDHVADWLRSKLASDTDAATAELLHELVEYHETAAWMLGELIENHELAQA; this is encoded by the coding sequence ATGTCCTTTCCTGACCACACCGTATTGACCGACGAGGCCCGCACCCGAGTGGGCGAGCTGCTCAACCATGCGCTCGCGGAGGAATCCGCCCTCTCCGTCGCGGCGCGCGACTATCACTGGCACGTGAGCGGTCCGCAGTTCCGGAGCCTGCATGAGGTGTTTGATCAGCAGCATCGCGAGCTGGACGGGTGGGTCGAGCGGCTGGGCGAGCGGGCGCGCGGCCTCGGCGTGGCGCCCCGGGCCAGTTGGAACGAGCTGCTCGCCGCGACGCAATTGCGGCCCGCGCGCGGCGCCGACCTCAACGCGTCCTGCATGCTCGCGGAAATGATCGGAATGCACGACCACGTGGCCGACTGGCTGCGATCCAAGCTCGCGTCCGACACGGATGCGGCGACGGCCGAACTTTTGCATGAACTGGTCGAATACCACGAAACCGCCGCTTGGATGCTCGGTGAACTGATCGAGAACCACGAGCTCGCCCAAGCCTGA
- a CDS encoding S46 family peptidase, which translates to MFRSSLAFLAVFSCATISAHADEGMWLYSAPPREQIKATYGFELTDAWLEHLMKASVRFNSGGSGSFVSGDGLVITNHHVGADSLQKMGTAEKNYLRDGFYAQTPADEVKCNDLELNVLQSIEDVTARVNAAIPVGATGEAAALARRKITAEIEKESREKTGLRSDVVTLYQGGQYHLYRFKRYTDIRLVFAPEMQAAFYGGDPDNFEYPRYCLDVCLFRVYENGQPVKPEHYLKWSERGAQDGELTFVSGHPGRTSRLLTTPELEYLRDVSFPATLDLLKRREVLLTAWSGRSQENARRARDDLFSLQNSRKVRDGGQAALQDPTFMGEKIAKEKSFKHQLADQPEGKEALAAFDRIADAQKAIRAVAQRYRLLESGLGLNAESFRIARELLRAGDEHPKPNGERLKEFTDARRESFELELFSDKPIYADYEILTLADSLTDLVEQLGYHDPLVQRVLAGKSPRARAAELINDTQVRDVAFRKQLYEGGATAVTAAKDPMIELARLVDPEARTLRKTVEAQDEIKQQAQAAIGRARFAVEGTANYPDATFTLRLSYGAVKGYEENGQHVPAMTNFAGLYARSAEQNNQPPFDLPPRWVARKAALDLTTPFNFVSTADIIGGNSGSPVVNRAGEFVGIIFDGNIYSLVADFGYEDKLSRALSVHSAGILEALRKIYEVPALADELVKGHR; encoded by the coding sequence ATGTTCCGCTCCTCCCTCGCGTTTCTCGCCGTTTTCTCCTGCGCCACGATTTCCGCGCATGCCGATGAGGGCATGTGGCTCTACTCCGCGCCACCGCGCGAACAGATCAAGGCCACCTATGGTTTCGAACTGACCGACGCCTGGCTCGAACACCTCATGAAAGCCTCCGTCCGCTTCAACAGCGGCGGCTCGGGCTCGTTCGTCAGCGGCGACGGTCTCGTCATCACCAACCATCACGTCGGCGCCGATTCGCTCCAGAAAATGGGCACGGCGGAAAAGAACTACTTGCGTGACGGGTTCTACGCGCAGACGCCCGCCGACGAGGTCAAATGCAACGACCTCGAGCTGAACGTGCTTCAGTCCATCGAGGATGTCACCGCGCGCGTCAACGCCGCGATCCCCGTCGGCGCCACCGGCGAGGCCGCTGCGCTCGCGCGGCGCAAGATCACCGCCGAGATCGAGAAGGAATCACGCGAGAAAACCGGGCTGCGCAGCGACGTCGTCACACTCTACCAGGGTGGGCAGTATCACCTCTACCGGTTCAAGCGCTACACGGATATCCGGCTCGTGTTTGCGCCGGAGATGCAGGCGGCGTTCTACGGTGGCGATCCCGACAATTTCGAGTATCCCCGCTACTGCCTCGATGTCTGCCTGTTCCGCGTCTACGAGAATGGCCAGCCGGTGAAGCCCGAGCATTATCTGAAGTGGTCGGAACGCGGCGCGCAGGATGGCGAACTGACTTTCGTCTCCGGACATCCCGGCCGCACGAGCCGGCTGCTCACGACTCCCGAGCTCGAGTATCTGCGCGATGTGAGTTTCCCCGCCACGCTCGATCTGTTGAAGCGCCGTGAAGTGCTGCTCACGGCGTGGAGCGGTCGCAGCCAGGAAAACGCGCGCCGCGCGCGTGACGACCTGTTCTCGCTCCAGAACTCGCGCAAGGTGCGCGACGGCGGCCAGGCCGCGCTGCAGGACCCGACCTTCATGGGCGAAAAGATCGCCAAGGAAAAATCCTTCAAACACCAGCTGGCCGACCAACCGGAAGGCAAGGAAGCGCTGGCGGCGTTCGATCGAATCGCTGACGCGCAAAAGGCGATTCGCGCGGTCGCCCAACGCTACCGGCTGCTCGAAAGCGGCCTCGGGTTGAATGCGGAGTCGTTCCGGATCGCGCGCGAACTGCTGCGCGCCGGCGACGAACACCCGAAGCCGAACGGCGAACGGCTGAAGGAGTTTACCGATGCGCGCCGCGAATCCTTCGAACTCGAGCTGTTCTCCGACAAACCGATCTACGCAGACTACGAAATCCTTACGCTCGCCGATTCGCTGACCGATCTCGTCGAGCAACTCGGCTACCACGATCCGCTCGTGCAGCGCGTCCTCGCTGGCAAATCGCCGCGCGCCCGCGCCGCCGAGCTGATCAACGACACCCAGGTACGCGACGTCGCCTTCCGCAAGCAGCTCTACGAGGGCGGCGCGACGGCGGTCACCGCGGCCAAGGATCCGATGATCGAACTCGCGCGGCTCGTTGATCCCGAGGCGCGCACGTTGCGCAAGACCGTCGAGGCGCAGGATGAGATCAAACAGCAGGCGCAGGCCGCCATCGGCAGAGCGCGTTTCGCGGTCGAGGGCACCGCCAACTATCCGGACGCCACGTTCACGCTGCGACTCAGCTACGGCGCCGTGAAAGGCTATGAGGAAAACGGCCAGCACGTGCCGGCAATGACCAACTTTGCCGGACTCTACGCGCGCAGCGCAGAGCAAAACAACCAGCCGCCCTTCGACCTGCCGCCACGCTGGGTGGCGCGCAAGGCGGCCCTCGATCTCACCACGCCGTTCAACTTCGTCAGCACCGCGGACATCATCGGCGGCAACTCCGGCAGCCCCGTGGTCAACCGTGCGGGCGAGTTCGTCGGCATCATTTTCGACGGCAACATCTACTCACTCGTCGCGGACTTCGGTTACGAGGACAAGCTCTCGCGCGCGTTGAGCGTGCACAGCGCCGGCATCCTCGAAGCGCTGCGCAAAATCTACGAAGTCCCCGCCCTCGCAGACGAATTGGTGAAGGGCCACCGCTGA
- a CDS encoding alanine/glycine:cation symporter family protein — protein sequence MDRFVNFLNDLIWSPALIVLCLGAGLYFSVRTRFLQVRHVRDMFKLLFRSEASARGISSYQAFALAISGRVGIGNIAGVATAIAMGGPGAIFWMWAIAFLGAGSAFVEATLAQIYKEEINGQYRGGPAYYIERGLKVKWYAVVFAVSTTVATGFFMPGVQSNAIGEAMRNAFGLPLLASAMIVAGLIALIIFGGVKRISRAAEAFVPIMAVGYVGMAVVVVALHWREVPAIFALIFRSAFGADAAFGGVVGLAISWGVKRGIYSNEAGQGSTPMAAAAAEVKHPAVQGLVQAFSVYVDTWLVCSSTAFMVLLTGKYNVVNPAGGFLREGLPGETAGPGYTQAAVDTVVSGFGSAFVAVALFFFAFTTLMAYYYYAETNLAYLRRSKSSPKLFLALRLVFVGVTFYGTLRHADVAWAMGDVGVGLMAWLNLIAILLLAKPAIACLRDYEAQRRAGVAEPSYIAKTAGVDNAELWRD from the coding sequence GTGGACCGCTTTGTCAATTTCCTCAACGATCTGATCTGGAGTCCGGCGCTCATTGTCTTGTGTCTGGGGGCCGGGCTCTACTTTTCCGTCCGGACACGGTTCCTACAGGTGCGGCATGTGCGTGATATGTTCAAACTGCTGTTTCGCAGCGAAGCGTCCGCGCGGGGCATCTCTTCATATCAGGCGTTCGCGCTGGCGATCTCCGGCCGGGTGGGCATCGGCAATATCGCCGGCGTGGCGACGGCGATCGCGATGGGCGGACCGGGGGCGATCTTCTGGATGTGGGCGATCGCGTTCCTTGGCGCTGGCTCGGCCTTCGTGGAGGCGACGCTCGCGCAGATCTACAAGGAGGAGATCAACGGGCAGTACCGCGGGGGGCCGGCGTACTACATCGAGCGCGGCTTGAAGGTGAAGTGGTATGCGGTCGTGTTCGCGGTTTCGACGACGGTGGCCACGGGCTTTTTCATGCCGGGTGTGCAGTCCAACGCGATCGGCGAGGCGATGCGCAATGCGTTTGGTCTGCCGTTGCTCGCGAGCGCGATGATCGTCGCGGGGCTGATCGCGTTGATCATTTTCGGCGGGGTGAAACGGATCAGCCGGGCGGCGGAGGCCTTCGTGCCGATCATGGCGGTCGGTTATGTGGGCATGGCGGTGGTCGTGGTGGCGTTGCATTGGCGCGAGGTGCCGGCGATATTCGCGCTGATTTTCCGCAGTGCGTTCGGGGCCGATGCGGCGTTTGGCGGCGTGGTCGGACTGGCGATTTCCTGGGGCGTGAAGCGGGGGATTTATTCGAACGAGGCCGGGCAGGGCAGCACGCCGATGGCCGCGGCGGCCGCCGAGGTCAAACACCCGGCCGTGCAGGGGCTCGTGCAGGCGTTTTCGGTGTACGTGGACACCTGGCTCGTGTGCAGCTCGACGGCGTTCATGGTCTTGCTCACGGGCAAGTACAACGTCGTGAATCCGGCGGGCGGTTTTCTGCGCGAGGGGCTGCCGGGAGAGACGGCGGGGCCGGGCTACACGCAGGCGGCGGTGGACACCGTGGTCTCGGGTTTCGGGAGCGCGTTCGTGGCGGTCGCGCTGTTCTTTTTCGCGTTCACGACGCTGATGGCGTACTACTACTACGCGGAAACGAACCTCGCGTACCTGCGTCGCAGCAAGTCCAGCCCGAAACTTTTTCTGGCGCTCCGGCTGGTGTTCGTAGGCGTGACGTTCTACGGCACATTGCGGCACGCGGACGTGGCGTGGGCGATGGGCGACGTGGGCGTCGGGCTGATGGCCTGGCTCAATCTGATCGCGATCCTGCTGCTGGCGAAGCCGGCGATCGCGTGCCTGCGCGACTACGAAGCGCAGCGCCGGGCCGGCGTCGCCGAGCCGAGCTACATCGCGAAGACCGCCGGCGTGGACAACGCGGAGCTGTGGCGTGATTGA
- a CDS encoding porin — protein MPARCLKIHLSIRGGRVIALALLGLVTAATAAASITWKNIQLGGFASQGWLYSSDNNLPTTNKGGTWDFRELGFNASTTLGARLRIGAQAFAQRFGEIGEDKVLLDWAIVDYSFHPTLGLRAGRIKYPKGLYGEALDLDALRPFVFLPMAVYNPVLRDFNASFDGGMAYGSLPIRGGSLDYKLFAGRIPMSAEKGVAEFVNDEGRMVAPGVRDLDMESVLGGQLTWNTPVDGLKFVYSYSEFRDFTGKGPFVFYPAVDFDLGFDQLRWHTLSAEYTWKNWVFASEWQRSTGDVKFSAKPILAEAVSDFGWDGWYVSAACRVHPKVELGTYYGSLKNSAPNPGRSPDQRDLAVSARYDLNDHVLFKLEVHYVDGTYQTFDTPRIPNPPATLSDDNVIVAVKTTFMF, from the coding sequence ATGCCTGCTCGCTGTCTCAAGATCCACCTGTCCATTCGCGGCGGCCGAGTCATCGCTCTCGCCCTTCTCGGGCTTGTGACCGCGGCGACGGCCGCGGCCAGCATCACCTGGAAGAACATCCAGTTGGGCGGCTTCGCCAGTCAGGGCTGGCTCTACAGCTCCGACAACAACCTGCCCACGACGAACAAGGGCGGCACCTGGGACTTCCGTGAACTTGGGTTCAACGCTTCCACGACGCTTGGCGCCCGACTGCGGATCGGAGCCCAGGCTTTCGCCCAGCGCTTCGGGGAGATTGGCGAGGACAAGGTCCTGCTCGATTGGGCCATCGTCGACTACAGTTTCCATCCCACCCTCGGGCTGCGCGCCGGCCGGATCAAGTATCCCAAGGGTCTTTACGGCGAAGCGCTCGATCTCGACGCGCTCCGGCCCTTCGTGTTCCTGCCGATGGCCGTCTATAACCCGGTGCTGCGCGATTTCAATGCGTCGTTCGACGGCGGCATGGCCTACGGCTCACTACCGATCCGCGGCGGCTCGCTCGACTACAAGCTCTTTGCCGGCCGGATTCCGATGTCGGCCGAGAAAGGGGTGGCCGAGTTCGTCAACGACGAAGGCCGTATGGTCGCGCCCGGCGTGCGCGATCTGGACATGGAATCCGTCTTGGGGGGCCAGCTCACCTGGAACACCCCCGTCGATGGTTTGAAGTTCGTCTATTCGTATTCCGAATTCAGAGACTTCACCGGCAAGGGCCCGTTCGTCTTCTACCCGGCGGTCGATTTCGACCTCGGGTTCGACCAGCTCCGCTGGCACACCCTCTCTGCGGAATACACCTGGAAGAACTGGGTGTTCGCCTCGGAATGGCAGCGCAGCACCGGCGACGTGAAATTCTCGGCCAAACCCATCTTGGCCGAAGCCGTCAGCGACTTCGGTTGGGACGGCTGGTATGTGTCAGCCGCTTGTCGTGTACATCCCAAAGTCGAACTGGGCACCTATTACGGTTCGCTGAAGAACTCGGCACCCAACCCGGGAAGATCACCGGACCAGCGCGACCTCGCCGTCAGCGCTCGCTACGATCTCAACGACCACGTGCTGTTCAAACTCGAGGTCCATTACGTCGACGGCACCTATCAGACATTCGACACGCCGCGCATTCCCAATCCGCCGGCCACGCTTTCAGACGACAACGTGATCGTCGCGGTCAAGACGACGTTCATGTTCTGA